Proteins from a single region of Nocardioides anomalus:
- a CDS encoding branched-chain amino acid ABC transporter permease, producing MEDIQGILNAMMRVAVDPQTAAVAIAVIGLNIHFGYTGLLNIGQSAFMLLGAYGFAISITHDIPMFFAVIIGLLVAFVFALVLGVPTLKLRGDYLAIVTISAAEIVRYVGRSVGVEWLFNLTGGAQGIPGSQYRDPFTSLSPIKNGDTTLLPFNYHDVGGGSTLVRVIGWLLVIAVVWFMVRVARGKAGLTGGARTGALVGLSVLVLLLALFLAPVNARNTGVDGWWFTLVAWVLVAVATLLVLGLTRSPWGRALKGVREDEDAMRSLGKNVFAIKMQALVIGGLFGALGGMIYVLPATVQPDALGRNITFFAYTALLLGGAATIWGPVLGSLIFFSGRIGIIAIANTYLSSDKYLNVMNGQQTSQFAFIVVGVALMLLVIFRPQGILGDKRELRFNV from the coding sequence ATGGAAGACATCCAGGGCATCCTCAACGCGATGATGCGGGTCGCGGTCGACCCGCAGACGGCCGCGGTCGCGATCGCGGTCATCGGCCTCAACATCCACTTCGGCTACACCGGCCTGCTCAACATCGGCCAGTCCGCCTTCATGCTGCTCGGCGCCTACGGGTTCGCGATCTCGATCACCCACGACATCCCCATGTTCTTCGCGGTGATCATCGGCCTGCTGGTCGCGTTCGTGTTCGCGCTCGTGCTCGGCGTACCGACGCTGAAGCTCAGAGGCGACTACCTCGCCATCGTGACGATCTCCGCCGCGGAGATCGTGCGGTACGTCGGCAGATCCGTCGGTGTGGAGTGGCTGTTCAACCTCACCGGCGGTGCCCAGGGCATCCCCGGCAGTCAGTACCGCGACCCGTTCACCAGCCTGTCGCCGATCAAGAACGGCGACACCACGCTGCTGCCGTTCAACTACCACGACGTGGGCGGCGGCTCGACCCTCGTGCGCGTCATCGGCTGGCTGCTGGTCATCGCGGTCGTCTGGTTCATGGTGCGCGTGGCCCGTGGCAAGGCCGGTCTCACCGGCGGCGCCCGGACCGGCGCCCTGGTCGGGCTGAGCGTGCTCGTGCTGCTGCTGGCGCTGTTCCTCGCGCCGGTCAACGCGCGCAACACCGGTGTGGACGGCTGGTGGTTCACGCTCGTGGCGTGGGTGCTCGTCGCCGTGGCCACCCTGCTGGTGCTCGGGCTGACCAGGAGCCCGTGGGGCCGCGCGCTCAAGGGGGTGCGCGAGGACGAGGACGCGATGCGCAGCCTCGGCAAGAACGTCTTCGCCATCAAGATGCAGGCGCTGGTCATCGGCGGCCTGTTCGGTGCCCTCGGCGGCATGATCTACGTGCTGCCGGCCACCGTGCAGCCCGACGCCCTGGGCCGCAACATCACGTTCTTCGCCTACACCGCGCTGCTGCTCGGCGGGGCCGCAACGATCTGGGGGCCGGTGCTCGGCTCGCTGATCTTCTTCTCCGGCCGCATCGGCATCATCGCGATCGCCAACACCTACCTGTCCTCGGACAAGTACCTCAACGTCATGAACGGCCAGCAGACCAGCCAGTTCGCCTTCATCGTCGTCGGCGTGGCCCTGATGCTCCTCGTGATCTTCAGACCACAAGGCATCCTGGGGGACAAGAGGGAGCTGAGGTTCAATGTCTGA
- a CDS encoding ABC transporter ATP-binding protein, whose amino-acid sequence MSESLAPTTTTAARGGMADPAERQRLMSGVDEEPGSAKPDAILKVDNIVRQFGGITAVDVGHLEVQRGLITALIGPNGAGKTTFFNLITGFDRPTTAGKGAHWSFDGATLDRTSASRVAKSGMVRTFQLTKALSRMTVMDNMMLGAQNQEGEKLAKSLFRPFWGNQEKQVEEKAVSLLERFKLLEKRTDYAGSLSGGQRKLLEMARALMSDPKMIMLDEPMAGVNPALTQSLLGHIQSLRDEGTTVLFVEHDMHVVRHISDWVVVMAEGRIVAEGPADTVMSNQAVIDAYLGAHHDTDLGSDEVLSEESLTQIEQEVAAEQAHREEEHRS is encoded by the coding sequence ATGTCTGAGTCACTTGCACCGACCACCACCACCGCCGCACGTGGCGGCATGGCCGACCCCGCCGAGCGCCAGCGCCTGATGTCCGGCGTCGACGAGGAGCCCGGGTCGGCCAAGCCGGACGCGATCCTCAAGGTCGACAACATCGTGCGCCAGTTCGGCGGCATCACCGCCGTCGACGTCGGTCACCTCGAGGTCCAGCGCGGCCTGATCACCGCGCTGATCGGCCCCAACGGTGCCGGCAAGACGACGTTCTTCAACCTCATCACCGGCTTCGACCGGCCCACCACCGCCGGCAAGGGCGCGCACTGGAGCTTCGACGGGGCGACGCTCGACCGCACGTCGGCGTCGCGCGTGGCGAAGTCCGGCATGGTGCGCACCTTCCAGCTCACCAAGGCGCTGAGCCGGATGACGGTGATGGACAACATGATGCTCGGCGCGCAGAACCAGGAGGGCGAGAAGCTCGCCAAGTCGCTGTTCCGACCGTTCTGGGGCAACCAGGAGAAGCAGGTCGAGGAGAAGGCGGTCTCGCTGCTCGAGCGGTTCAAGCTGCTGGAGAAGCGCACCGACTACGCCGGCTCGCTGTCCGGTGGTCAGCGCAAGCTGCTCGAGATGGCCCGGGCCCTGATGAGCGACCCGAAGATGATCATGCTCGACGAGCCGATGGCCGGCGTGAACCCCGCGCTCACCCAGTCCCTGCTCGGCCACATCCAGTCCCTGCGCGACGAGGGCACCACCGTGCTGTTCGTCGAGCACGACATGCACGTCGTGCGCCACATCTCCGACTGGGTCGTGGTCATGGCCGAGGGCCGGATCGTGGCCGAGGGCCCCGCGGACACGGTGATGTCCAACCAGGCCGTCATCGACGCCTACCTGGGCGCCCACCACGACACCGACCTCGGCAGCGACGAGGTGCTCTCGGAGGAGTCGCTCACCCAGATCGAGCAGGAGGTCGCCGCCGAGCAGGCGCACCGCGAGGAGGAGCACCGGTCATGA
- a CDS encoding ABC transporter ATP-binding protein, with amino-acid sequence MTTATATEPRQGTAVIEATDVVAGYLPGVNILNGCSLVAYPGEMIGIIGPNGAGKSTLLKAMFGLVKIRSGNVHLGDQDITNLRTNRLVEMGVGFVPQNNNVFPSLTIEENLQMGLFLRPKKVRQRLEAMWDLFPNLHERRTRSAGALSGGERQSLAMARALMMEPSVLLLDEPSAGLSPVRQDETFIRTRQINKTGVCVVMVEQNARRCLQICDRGYVLDQGRDAYTGTGHELAKDPKVIELYLGTLAEDVEAERTDVTPEQ; translated from the coding sequence ATGACCACCGCCACCGCCACCGAGCCCCGGCAGGGCACCGCGGTCATCGAGGCCACCGACGTCGTCGCGGGCTACCTGCCCGGCGTGAACATCCTCAACGGCTGCTCGCTGGTCGCCTACCCCGGCGAGATGATCGGCATCATCGGCCCCAACGGCGCGGGCAAGTCCACGCTGCTCAAGGCCATGTTCGGGCTGGTCAAGATCCGCTCGGGCAACGTGCACCTGGGTGACCAGGACATCACCAACCTGCGCACCAACCGGCTGGTCGAGATGGGCGTCGGCTTCGTCCCGCAGAACAACAACGTGTTCCCCTCGCTCACCATCGAGGAGAACCTCCAGATGGGGCTGTTCCTGCGCCCCAAGAAGGTCCGCCAGCGGCTCGAGGCGATGTGGGACCTGTTCCCCAACCTCCACGAGCGGCGTACCCGTTCGGCGGGCGCGCTGTCCGGCGGTGAGCGCCAGTCGCTGGCCATGGCCCGCGCGCTGATGATGGAGCCTTCGGTGCTCCTGCTCGACGAGCCCTCGGCCGGCCTCTCGCCGGTGCGCCAGGACGAGACCTTCATCCGCACCCGCCAGATCAACAAGACCGGCGTCTGCGTGGTCATGGTCGAGCAGAACGCCCGCCGCTGCCTGCAGATCTGCGACCGCGGCTACGTCCTCGACCAGGGTCGCGACGCCTACACGGGCACCGGCCACGAGCTGGCCAAGGACCCCAAGGTCATCGAGCTCTACCTCGGCACCCTGGCCGAGGACGTCGAGGCCGAGCGCACCGACGTCACACCGGAGCAGTAG
- a CDS encoding MFS transporter, with amino-acid sequence MSSHPLRHPAFRWLVSGATVNLLGNGIAPVALAFAVLDLGGGATELGLVVGLYALADVGAVLFGGVLGDRLPRTVMLQGSSLAAAVVQGVVAWSLVGGWSSIPLLAGLGVLNGVLSALAGPSSSALTRQTVPEASLQQAISWRRIAQNASLIVGTGLAGVLVVAFGSGWALAIDAATFAVAAALFSRIRVEDAPRAEQRAGLWREVGEGLREVLRHTWLWLLILQALLYHLFYGGAQSVLGPIVVGDELGRAAWGWALSAMMVGFVVGGLVTLRWRPRRALYVGTWFLALTAAFPLAMAWSDSLALVLLGAWLHGFGLEIFSVGWDLSIQENVAPDKLARVYSFDMIGSFIARPVGLVLTGPLAALVGARVWLTVVGAVILGSVLVATTSRDVRRLERRDPAPEPATAPV; translated from the coding sequence ATGTCCTCGCACCCGCTGCGCCACCCGGCGTTCCGGTGGCTGGTGTCGGGCGCGACGGTGAACCTGCTGGGCAACGGGATCGCGCCGGTGGCGCTGGCCTTCGCGGTGCTGGACCTCGGGGGCGGGGCGACGGAGCTGGGTCTCGTGGTGGGGCTCTACGCGTTGGCCGACGTGGGGGCGGTGCTGTTCGGGGGCGTGCTGGGCGACCGACTCCCCCGCACCGTGATGCTCCAGGGCTCGTCGCTGGCCGCCGCGGTGGTGCAGGGCGTGGTGGCGTGGTCGCTGGTCGGCGGATGGTCGAGCATCCCGCTGCTGGCGGGACTGGGCGTGCTGAACGGCGTGCTGAGCGCGCTGGCCGGGCCGAGCTCGTCGGCGCTCACCCGGCAGACCGTGCCGGAGGCGTCGCTGCAGCAGGCGATCTCGTGGCGGCGGATCGCGCAGAACGCCAGCCTCATCGTGGGGACGGGGCTGGCCGGGGTGCTCGTGGTGGCCTTCGGGAGCGGGTGGGCGCTGGCGATCGACGCGGCGACGTTCGCGGTGGCGGCGGCGCTGTTCAGCCGGATCCGGGTCGAGGACGCACCGCGCGCCGAGCAGCGGGCCGGGCTGTGGCGCGAGGTCGGCGAGGGGCTGCGCGAGGTCCTGCGGCACACGTGGCTGTGGCTGCTGATCCTGCAGGCGCTGCTCTACCACCTGTTCTACGGCGGCGCGCAGAGCGTGCTCGGGCCGATCGTGGTCGGCGACGAGCTCGGCCGGGCGGCGTGGGGGTGGGCGCTCTCGGCGATGATGGTCGGCTTCGTGGTCGGCGGGCTGGTGACGCTGCGCTGGCGACCGCGGCGGGCGCTGTACGTCGGCACCTGGTTCCTGGCCCTCACCGCGGCGTTCCCGCTGGCCATGGCCTGGTCGGACTCGCTGGCCCTGGTGCTGCTCGGGGCGTGGCTGCACGGGTTCGGCCTGGAGATCTTCAGCGTCGGCTGGGACCTGTCGATCCAGGAGAACGTCGCGCCGGACAAGCTGGCGCGCGTCTACTCCTTCGACATGATCGGCTCGTTCATCGCGCGCCCGGTCGGCCTGGTGCTGACCGGCCCGCTGGCCGCGCTGGTGGGCGCGCGGGTCTGGCTCACCGTCGTGGGCGCGGTGATCCTGGGCAGCGTGCTGGTCGCGACGACGTCGCGCGACGTGCGACGGCTCGAGCGCCGGGATCCGGCGCCCGAGCCGGCTACTGCTCCGGTGTGA
- a CDS encoding MarR family winged helix-turn-helix transcriptional regulator, with protein sequence MTTDEADLHVERWRDHWVLDKAFDDDVEAMTVRIHHIGKWFRATTKRALAEVGLQDFEYQTLHALMIRDTPGHASPGELAAALDVSGAGMTGRLDSMEKKGWLKRKPGVDDRRRVEVEATREGLRLWREAMALRGSAEELTAAALTREELGQLNGLLKKMTLRIEAQDM encoded by the coding sequence GTGACCACCGACGAGGCCGACCTGCACGTCGAGCGCTGGCGCGACCACTGGGTGCTGGACAAGGCCTTCGACGACGACGTCGAGGCCATGACCGTGCGGATCCACCACATCGGCAAGTGGTTCCGCGCCACCACCAAGAGGGCGCTCGCGGAGGTCGGGCTGCAGGACTTCGAGTACCAGACCCTCCACGCGCTCATGATCCGCGACACCCCCGGCCACGCCTCGCCCGGTGAGCTGGCCGCCGCGCTGGACGTCAGCGGTGCGGGCATGACCGGGCGCCTGGACTCGATGGAGAAGAAGGGCTGGCTCAAGCGCAAGCCCGGTGTCGACGACCGGCGCCGCGTCGAGGTCGAGGCGACCCGGGAGGGGCTGCGGCTCTGGCGGGAGGCGATGGCGCTGCGGGGATCGGCGGAGGAGCTGACCGCGGCGGCGCTGACGCGGGAGGAGCTGGGTCAGCTGAACGGGTTGCTCAAGAAGATGACGCTTCGGATCGAGGCACAGGACATGTAG
- a CDS encoding ABC transporter substrate-binding protein has translation MNRSTIATRRFRRLTATVAMGAALGFSLVACGDDSDSGDDTSGSDESSSASADTSESASESASADAGGSFTNDKCAGSDTSANKFAVGGILPLTGNLAFLGPPAVAGVGLAVSDINAAGGVNGAQACSNILDSGDSTDMSISTASAGTMVAAKPSVVIGAESSSVSLNFVDTLTDAKITQISPANTAIDLSGYSPFYFRTAPPDTVQGNALGTLISQDGYTNIGFLVFNDTYGTGLRNAVQQTVEAAGGKCVYGCKGDGDEFPAGQTTFSAEVQAVTAAKPDAIVIIAFDETKSIVPELASSGFDMSKTYFVDGNLSDYGQDFEPGTLEGAQGTLPGQDPDQGFKDNLTGWYKSANGEDLKDYSYGAESYDATILAALAAAKGGANDSQTIQKNLAAVSGATDGEECSTYADCLKLIEGGSDIHYTGPSGIGPLDDENDPSSAFIGIYQYDANNKNILSGTVEGSKPE, from the coding sequence GTGAATCGATCCACCATCGCCACCAGGCGGTTCAGGCGACTGACGGCCACGGTCGCCATGGGCGCGGCTCTGGGGTTCTCGCTCGTCGCCTGCGGTGACGACTCCGACTCCGGCGACGACACCTCGGGCAGCGACGAGTCCAGCAGCGCCTCCGCCGACACCTCGGAGTCCGCCTCGGAGTCGGCGAGCGCAGACGCCGGCGGCTCCTTCACCAACGACAAGTGCGCGGGCAGCGACACGAGCGCCAACAAGTTCGCCGTTGGCGGCATCCTGCCGCTGACCGGCAACCTGGCCTTCCTCGGCCCGCCGGCCGTGGCCGGCGTCGGCCTCGCGGTCTCCGACATCAACGCCGCGGGCGGCGTCAACGGCGCGCAGGCCTGCAGCAACATCCTCGACTCCGGTGACTCCACCGACATGTCGATCTCGACCGCCTCGGCCGGCACCATGGTCGCCGCCAAGCCGTCGGTCGTCATCGGCGCCGAGTCCTCCAGCGTCTCGCTGAACTTCGTGGACACCCTGACCGACGCCAAGATCACCCAGATCTCGCCGGCCAACACCGCGATCGACCTGTCCGGCTACTCACCGTTCTACTTCCGCACCGCTCCCCCGGACACCGTCCAGGGCAACGCGCTCGGCACGCTGATCTCCCAGGACGGCTACACCAACATCGGCTTCCTGGTCTTCAACGACACCTACGGCACCGGCCTGCGCAACGCGGTCCAGCAGACCGTCGAGGCCGCCGGCGGCAAGTGCGTCTACGGCTGCAAGGGCGACGGCGACGAGTTCCCCGCCGGTCAGACGACGTTCTCCGCCGAGGTCCAGGCCGTCACCGCGGCCAAGCCCGACGCGATCGTCATCATCGCCTTCGACGAGACCAAGTCGATCGTGCCCGAGCTGGCCTCGTCCGGCTTCGACATGAGCAAGACCTACTTCGTCGACGGCAACCTGTCCGACTACGGCCAGGACTTCGAGCCCGGCACCCTCGAGGGCGCCCAGGGCACCCTGCCCGGCCAGGACCCCGACCAGGGCTTCAAGGACAACCTGACCGGCTGGTACAAGTCGGCCAACGGTGAGGACCTGAAGGACTACTCCTACGGCGCGGAGTCCTACGACGCCACCATCCTCGCCGCGCTCGCCGCGGCCAAGGGCGGCGCCAACGACTCGCAGACCATCCAGAAGAACCTGGCTGCGGTCTCCGGCGCCACCGACGGTGAGGAGTGCAGCACCTACGCGGACTGCCTCAAGCTCATCGAGGGCGGCTCCGACATCCACTACACCGGCCCGTCCGGCATCGGTCCCCTCGACGACGAGAACGACCCGTCCTCGGCGTTCATCGGGATCTACCAGTACGACGCCAACAACAAGAACATCCTGAGCGGCACGGTCGAGGGCTCCAAGCCCGAGTGA
- a CDS encoding DUF554 domain-containing protein, with amino-acid sequence MLPGLASLVNVTTVLLGATLGVLLGNRLPVRTRDLVTDALGLVTLLIAATSAMDVLSPDLSDAVGDSAPMLIVLGALLLGGIAGSLLRLEQRVEQFGGWLQRRLAGDAGSGDRARFIEGFVVSSLVFCTGPLTILGALNDGLGNGGDQILLKAVLDGFAAVAFAASFGWGVAASAVTIVVVQGGLTLLGLALGDVLPDAHLAAITAAGGLLLVGVALRLLRIREIPVADLLPALLVAPVLVEVAAGFH; translated from the coding sequence TTGTTACCGGGTCTCGCCTCGCTGGTCAACGTCACGACCGTCCTTCTCGGCGCGACGCTAGGAGTCCTCTTGGGCAACCGGCTCCCGGTCCGGACCAGGGATCTGGTCACCGACGCCCTCGGACTGGTCACGCTGCTCATCGCCGCGACGTCCGCGATGGACGTCCTCTCCCCCGACCTGTCCGACGCGGTGGGCGACAGCGCGCCGATGCTGATCGTGCTCGGCGCGCTCCTGCTGGGCGGGATCGCGGGGTCGCTGCTGCGGCTCGAGCAGCGCGTCGAGCAGTTCGGCGGCTGGCTCCAGCGACGGCTCGCGGGCGACGCCGGCTCCGGCGACCGCGCCCGCTTCATCGAGGGGTTCGTGGTCTCCTCCTTGGTCTTCTGCACCGGTCCGCTCACCATCCTCGGTGCACTGAACGACGGGCTCGGAAACGGGGGTGACCAGATCCTGCTCAAGGCCGTGCTGGACGGGTTCGCGGCGGTGGCCTTCGCGGCGTCGTTCGGCTGGGGTGTGGCCGCCAGTGCGGTGACCATCGTGGTCGTCCAGGGCGGGCTGACCCTGCTCGGGCTGGCCCTCGGCGACGTCCTGCCCGACGCCCACCTCGCGGCCATCACCGCCGCCGGCGGCCTGCTGCTCGTCGGCGTCGCCCTGCGGCTGCTGCGCATCCGCGAGATCCCCGTCGCCGACCTGCTGCCGGCCCTGCTCGTCGCGCCGGTGCTGGTCGAGGTGGCCGCGGGGTTCCACTGA
- a CDS encoding GNAT family N-acetyltransferase: protein MSRQPVSMRQATVDDVPFLVELWADGLRRADRQEQVSDLELIVKEAEESAERRLLVAEYDGEPAGAVLLRVVPITPLNLEPAVQAVAPQVNASFRGKGIGSALMEAAVQWAEDLGVGHITSAAPAGSRVGNRFMARLSLGPQAVLRASTTPLVRAKLAAMQPASARVTDRVAGRRHLGQLLAARRQLHRRTGEDSA, encoded by the coding sequence ATGAGTCGGCAGCCGGTGTCGATGCGCCAGGCCACGGTGGACGACGTGCCGTTCCTGGTCGAGCTGTGGGCCGACGGCCTGCGGCGCGCTGATCGCCAGGAGCAGGTCTCGGACCTCGAGCTCATCGTCAAGGAGGCCGAGGAGTCCGCCGAGCGGCGGCTCCTGGTCGCGGAGTACGACGGTGAGCCGGCCGGGGCCGTGCTCCTGCGCGTCGTGCCGATCACCCCGCTCAACCTCGAGCCGGCCGTGCAGGCCGTCGCCCCGCAGGTGAACGCCAGCTTCCGCGGCAAGGGCATCGGCAGTGCGCTCATGGAGGCCGCGGTGCAGTGGGCCGAGGACCTGGGCGTCGGCCACATCACCAGCGCCGCGCCCGCCGGCTCGCGGGTGGGCAACCGGTTCATGGCCCGCCTCTCGCTGGGTCCGCAGGCGGTGCTGCGCGCCTCGACCACGCCGCTGGTGCGCGCCAAGCTCGCGGCCATGCAGCCGGCCAGCGCGCGGGTCACCGACCGGGTCGCGGGGCGCCGTCACCTCGGCCAGCTGCTCGCCGCGCGCCGCCAGCTGCACCGGCGTACGGGTGAGGACTCCGCCTAG
- the polA gene encoding DNA polymerase I, which translates to MTEGPRLLLLDGHSLAYRAFFALPLENFSTTTGQPTNAVFGFTSMLINVLRDERPTHVGVAFDVSRQTFRLQEYAEYKAGRSKTPGEFSSQLPLIEEVLNAMRIPFVKKEGYEADDIIGTLATQAKAQGFETLICSGDRDSFQLVDDRTTVIYPMRGVSEMKRMTPEAVEERYGVPPTRYPELAALVGETSDNLPGVPGVGQGFAAKWLNQYDGLDNLITNADKITGKKGEALREHLADVIRNRHLNGLVCDLELDKSVDDLAWPSWDRQAVHTLFDGLEFQVLRTRLLEALPTEEEAEIDDSGFDVTMRVLAEGELAGWLAEHASSGARVGIHPVGQWRAGTGDLTALALATEEGAAYVTTDALTVEDEEALATWLKDGSLPKVLHDAKGPMLAFAARGMPLAGLERDTALSAYLARPDQRSYDLADLTVRYLKRELRQGPADDGQLSLDGLDGDVAASGPGAGETEMLHARAVLDLAAALDEELEERGGTRLLTEIELPLVDLLAQMERTGIAVDGDHLGSLEDHFAAEVKLAAEEAFAVIGKEINLGSPKQLQVVLFDELGMPKTKRTKTGYTTDADALQALYVKTEHPFLLHLLRHRDVSRLRQTIEGLLKTVSPDGRIRTTFNQLIAATGRLSSTDPNLQNIPIRTEEGRRIREGFVVGQGYESLLTADYSQIEMRIMAHLSQDDLLIEAFRSGRDFHSTTASRVFDVPADDVTVEMRAKIKAMNYGLAYGLSAFGLGAQLGIDPGEARGLMDEYFETFGGIRDYLGGIVNAARGTGYTETIMGRRRYLPDLTSDNRQRREMAERMALNAPIQGSAADLIKIAMLKVEDAIRDQGLASRMLLQVHDELVFEVAPGERDALDALVRDQMGSAADLLVPLDVSVGTGHSWHEAAH; encoded by the coding sequence GTGACCGAGGGCCCCAGGCTGCTGCTGCTCGACGGCCATTCACTGGCCTACCGCGCGTTCTTCGCGCTGCCGCTGGAGAACTTCTCCACCACCACCGGCCAGCCGACCAACGCTGTCTTCGGCTTCACCTCGATGCTCATCAACGTCCTGCGCGACGAGCGGCCCACCCACGTCGGCGTCGCCTTCGACGTCTCGCGGCAGACCTTCCGGCTCCAGGAGTACGCCGAGTACAAGGCCGGCCGCTCCAAGACCCCCGGTGAGTTCTCCAGCCAGCTCCCCCTCATCGAGGAGGTGCTGAACGCGATGCGGATCCCCTTCGTCAAGAAGGAGGGCTACGAGGCCGACGACATCATCGGCACCCTCGCGACCCAGGCCAAGGCCCAGGGCTTCGAGACCCTCATCTGCTCCGGTGACCGCGACTCCTTCCAGCTGGTCGACGACCGGACCACGGTGATCTACCCCATGCGCGGGGTCTCGGAGATGAAGCGGATGACGCCCGAGGCCGTCGAGGAGCGCTACGGCGTCCCGCCGACCCGCTACCCCGAGCTGGCCGCGCTGGTGGGGGAGACCTCCGACAACCTGCCCGGGGTGCCGGGCGTGGGCCAGGGGTTCGCGGCCAAGTGGCTCAACCAGTACGACGGCCTGGACAACCTCATCACCAACGCCGACAAGATCACCGGCAAGAAGGGCGAGGCGCTGCGCGAGCACCTCGCCGACGTGATCCGCAACCGCCACCTCAACGGGCTGGTCTGCGACCTCGAGCTCGACAAGAGCGTCGACGACCTGGCCTGGCCGTCGTGGGACCGCCAGGCGGTGCACACGCTCTTCGACGGCCTGGAGTTCCAGGTGCTGCGCACCCGGCTGCTCGAGGCGCTGCCCACCGAGGAGGAGGCGGAGATCGACGACTCCGGCTTCGACGTCACCATGCGCGTGCTCGCCGAGGGCGAGCTGGCCGGCTGGCTGGCCGAGCACGCCTCCTCCGGTGCCCGGGTCGGCATCCACCCGGTCGGGCAGTGGCGCGCCGGCACCGGCGACCTCACCGCCTTGGCGCTCGCGACCGAGGAGGGCGCGGCGTACGTCACCACCGACGCGCTCACCGTCGAGGACGAGGAGGCGCTGGCCACCTGGCTCAAGGACGGCTCGCTGCCCAAGGTGCTCCACGACGCCAAGGGGCCGATGCTCGCCTTCGCCGCACGCGGCATGCCGCTGGCCGGGCTCGAGCGCGACACCGCGCTCTCGGCCTACCTCGCCCGGCCCGACCAGCGCTCCTACGACCTGGCCGACCTCACCGTGCGCTACCTCAAGCGCGAGCTGCGCCAGGGCCCCGCCGACGACGGCCAGCTCAGCCTCGACGGGCTGGACGGTGACGTGGCGGCGAGCGGACCCGGCGCCGGCGAGACCGAGATGCTGCACGCCCGCGCCGTGCTCGACCTCGCGGCCGCCCTCGACGAGGAGCTCGAGGAGCGCGGCGGCACCCGCCTGCTCACCGAGATCGAGCTGCCCCTCGTCGACCTGCTCGCCCAGATGGAGCGCACCGGCATCGCCGTCGACGGCGACCACCTCGGCTCGCTCGAGGACCACTTCGCCGCCGAGGTGAAGCTCGCCGCGGAGGAGGCCTTCGCCGTCATCGGCAAGGAGATCAACCTCGGCTCGCCCAAGCAGCTGCAGGTCGTGCTCTTCGACGAGCTCGGCATGCCCAAGACCAAGCGCACCAAGACCGGCTACACCACCGACGCCGACGCGCTGCAGGCGCTGTACGTCAAGACCGAGCACCCGTTCCTGCTCCACCTGCTGCGCCACCGCGACGTCTCCCGGCTGCGCCAGACCATCGAGGGCCTGCTCAAGACGGTCTCGCCCGACGGTCGCATCCGCACGACGTTCAACCAGCTCATCGCCGCCACCGGCCGCCTCTCCAGCACCGACCCCAACCTGCAGAACATCCCCATCCGCACCGAGGAGGGGCGCCGCATCCGCGAGGGCTTCGTCGTCGGCCAGGGCTACGAGAGCCTGCTGACCGCCGACTACAGCCAGATCGAGATGCGGATCATGGCCCACCTCTCCCAGGACGACCTCCTCATCGAGGCCTTCCGCAGCGGGCGCGACTTCCACTCCACCACCGCCTCGCGCGTCTTCGACGTCCCCGCCGACGACGTCACCGTCGAGATGCGCGCCAAGATCAAGGCGATGAACTACGGCCTGGCCTACGGCCTCTCGGCCTTCGGCCTCGGCGCCCAGCTCGGCATCGACCCGGGCGAGGCCCGGGGCCTGATGGACGAGTACTTCGAGACCTTCGGCGGCATCCGCGACTACCTCGGCGGCATCGTCAACGCCGCCCGCGGCACCGGCTACACCGAGACCATCATGGGCCGGCGCCGCTACCTGCCCGACCTCACCAGCGACAACCGCCAGCGCCGCGAGATGGCCGAACGCATGGCCCTCAACGCCCCCATCCAGGGCTCCGCCGCCGACCTCATCAAGATCGCCATGCTCAAGGTCGAGGACGCCATCCGCGACCAGGGCCTCGCCTCCCGCATGCTCCTCCAGGTCCACGACGAGCTCGTCTTCGAGGTCGCCCCCGGCGAGCGCGACGCCCTCGACGCCCTCGTCCGCGACCAGATGGGCTCCGCCGCCGACCTCCTCGTCCCCCTCGACGTCTCCGTCGGCACCGGCCACAGCTGGCACGAGGCGGCCCACTAA